The Triticum aestivum cultivar Chinese Spring chromosome 3A, IWGSC CS RefSeq v2.1, whole genome shotgun sequence genome includes a region encoding these proteins:
- the LOC123056809 gene encoding uncharacterized protein, translating into MRNAPFLHKTTKSISNRRGKTCARAVKAVFRARRLVPRASAVAGSYRAREAFARAREKAARGAVDVARRFTRAYKVPRFATRTEQPRALLLATSSLCRFLRHHRATMPPRRWGASGFRGVRERPNGWYSAEIRAGDVRLGLRTFRSVREAARAYDAAAWRLERPRLQMNFRDVFTREEAQRVAPPPRLITDMDRADHSRRQRRLLVAEEDERAMAEWRRRHPEDVDAERAYWAERTARRRSERADRRQRKAVANEKCDIVSAGGRSFFTSDDERWDDIQLSTSDDTDENDDGDGSNLE; encoded by the coding sequence ATGCGGAACGCGCCCTTTCTACATAAAaccactaagagcatctccaacaggcgcggcaAAACATGCGCCCGCGCGGTAAAAGCAGTTTTTCGCGCGCGCAGGTTGGTTCCGCGCGCGTCAGCGGTGGCGGGAAGTTACCGCGCGCGAGAAGCGTTTGCGCGCGCGCGGGAGAAAGCGGCACGCGGCGCGGTAGATGTGGCGCGCCGCTTCACGCGCGCCTATAAAGTCCCGCGCTTCGCCACGCGCACAGAACAGCCACGCGCCCTCCTCCTCGCAACCTCGTCGCTTTGCCGCTTTCtgcgccaccaccgcgccaccatgccgccgcgccgctggGGTGCTTCGGGCTTTCgcggcgtccgcgagcgccccaacggctggtactccgccgagatacgggccggcgacgtccggctcggcctcAGGACGTTTCGGAGCGTGCGCGAAGCGGCCcgtgcgtacgacgcggcggcgtggcgcttggAGAGGCCCCGGTTGCAGATGAATTTCCGGGACGTCTTCACGCGCGAGGAGGCGCAGCGCGTCGCCCCTCCGCCACGTCTCATCACGGACATGGACCGTGCCGACCACTCTCGGCGGCAGCGCCGTCTCCTcgtcgccgaggaggacgagcgagccatggcggagtggcgccgtcgCCACCCAGAGGACGTCGACGCCGAGCGTGCCTactgggcggagaggacggcaaggcgccgctCGGAGCGGGCGGACCGGCGTCAGCGGAAGGCAGTGGCAAACGAGAAGTGCGACATCGTCTCCGCAGGTGGGAGGTCGTTCTTCACCTCGGACGATGAACGTTGGGACGACATACAGCTCTCAACCTCGGACGACACCGACGagaatgatgatggtgatggtagCAACTTGGAGTAG